One window of Mediterraneibacter gnavus ATCC 29149 genomic DNA carries:
- a CDS encoding ABC transporter ATP-binding protein, whose translation MSNKLIDIVNVTKSFDESVILDHLNLYIRENEFLTLLGPSGCGKTTLLRILGGFETPDSGDIIFDGKNINKLPPNRRQLNTVFQKYALFTHMTIAENIAFGLKIKKKSKHYIDDKIKYALKLVNLEDFKDRYPDSLSGGQQQRIAIARAIVNEPKVLLLDEPLGALDLKLRQDMQYELIRLKNELGITFVYVTHDQEEALTMSDTIVVMNQGYIQQIGTPEDIYNEPQNAFVADFIGDSNILPATMVEDKVVKMLGATWQCVDVGFGRNKPVDAVIRPEDIDLVKPEEGIIEGVVTHLIFKGVHYEMEVLANNYELLVHSTDMFPVGTEVGIRVDPFDIQIMKKPESEDAEAAGIEE comes from the coding sequence ATGTCTAATAAGCTGATCGATATTGTGAATGTCACAAAATCTTTTGATGAGAGCGTCATTTTGGATCACTTAAATCTTTATATCCGTGAAAATGAATTTCTGACACTGCTCGGTCCAAGCGGCTGCGGCAAGACCACACTGCTTCGGATTCTGGGTGGTTTCGAGACTCCGGATTCCGGAGATATCATTTTTGACGGGAAGAACATCAACAAGCTGCCGCCCAACAGACGGCAGCTCAATACTGTGTTCCAGAAATATGCGCTCTTTACCCATATGACCATTGCAGAAAATATTGCATTTGGTCTTAAGATCAAGAAAAAGTCCAAACATTATATTGATGACAAGATCAAATATGCACTGAAACTTGTGAATCTGGAGGATTTTAAAGACCGGTATCCGGATTCTTTAAGCGGCGGTCAGCAGCAGAGGATCGCAATTGCCCGCGCAATTGTAAACGAACCGAAAGTGCTGCTTCTCGACGAACCGCTTGGAGCACTGGACTTAAAACTCAGACAGGACATGCAGTATGAGCTGATCCGTCTGAAAAACGAACTGGGTATTACTTTTGTCTACGTTACCCATGATCAGGAGGAAGCTCTGACCATGTCCGATACGATCGTTGTCATGAATCAGGGATATATCCAGCAGATCGGAACACCGGAGGATATTTATAACGAACCACAGAACGCCTTTGTAGCAGACTTTATCGGAGACAGCAACATTCTTCCTGCCACCATGGTGGAAGATAAGGTTGTCAAAATGCTGGGAGCCACCTGGCAGTGTGTGGACGTTGGATTCGGACGCAACAAACCGGTAGATGCGGTGATCCGCCCGGAAGACATCGATCTGGTCAAGCCTGAAGAAGGAATTATCGAAGGTGTGGTCACCCATCTGATCTTCAAAGGTGTTCATTATGAAATGGAGGTACTTGCCAACAATTACGAGCTTCTCGTACACAGTACCGATATGTTCCCGGTTGGCACAGAGGTCGGTATCCGTGTGGATCCATTTGATATCCAGATTATGAAAAAACCAGAATCTGAAGATGCGGAGGCGGCAGGAATTGAAGAGTAG
- the aroC gene encoding chorismate synthase: MSGSSFGTLFRITTWGESHGAAIGVVIDGCPAGLSLSESDIQAFLDRRRPGQSRYTTKRSETDQVEILSGIFEGKTTGTPISLLVRNQDQRSRDYGEIASCYRPGHADYTFQNKYGFRDYRGGGRTSGRETIGRVAAGAVASALLKTLGIELTAFSKSIGPVTVPESEYRLDEVTENPLYMPNNALAKKAADYLNEMMEQKDSCGGIIECRVTGLPVGLGEPVFDKLDAQLSKGIMSIGAVKAVEIGDGFLAAASNGSTNNDAFAVQDGQMIKRTNHSGGVLGGISDGSELIVRAAIKPTPSIARPQSTVNIDKEEIEISIKGRHDPIIVPRAVVVVESMTALTLADLLLCNMCSRLDSIKNFYQEEKDV, translated from the coding sequence ATGAGTGGTTCATCATTTGGAACTTTATTTCGCATTACTACATGGGGAGAGTCTCACGGCGCAGCAATCGGTGTTGTGATCGACGGCTGTCCCGCAGGACTTTCCCTAAGCGAATCTGATATACAGGCTTTTCTGGACCGCAGACGTCCGGGACAGAGCCGCTATACGACCAAGCGCAGTGAGACCGATCAGGTAGAGATTCTCTCCGGTATCTTTGAAGGAAAGACAACCGGAACCCCAATTTCTCTTTTGGTGCGCAATCAGGATCAGCGCTCCCGGGATTATGGGGAGATTGCTTCCTGTTACAGACCGGGACATGCTGACTATACATTCCAGAACAAATACGGTTTTCGGGATTACCGCGGCGGTGGCCGCACCTCCGGCCGGGAGACGATCGGCAGAGTAGCTGCCGGAGCAGTCGCTTCTGCCCTCTTAAAGACACTGGGGATTGAACTGACTGCATTTTCAAAATCCATAGGTCCCGTAACTGTACCGGAATCCGAATATCGTTTGGATGAGGTCACAGAAAATCCGCTTTACATGCCGAACAATGCGTTGGCCAAAAAAGCAGCCGACTATCTCAATGAGATGATGGAACAGAAAGATTCCTGCGGCGGAATCATTGAATGTCGTGTAACGGGACTTCCCGTCGGGCTTGGCGAACCGGTATTTGATAAACTGGATGCTCAGCTTTCGAAGGGAATCATGTCCATTGGTGCGGTAAAAGCAGTGGAGATTGGAGATGGATTTCTTGCTGCTGCCTCAAACGGGAGCACGAACAATGATGCATTTGCCGTTCAGGACGGACAGATGATAAAAAGAACCAACCATTCCGGCGGGGTTCTGGGCGGTATCAGCGACGGCTCCGAGCTGATCGTACGCGCTGCCATCAAGCCGACGCCTTCCATTGCCCGCCCTCAGTCCACGGTAAATATAGATAAGGAAGAGATTGAGATTTCTATCAAGGGAAGACATGATCCGATCATCGTTCCCCGCGCCGTGGTGGTAGTTGAATCCATGACTGCACTTACACTCGCAGATCTTCTTCTGTGCAATATGTGCAGCCGTCTGGATTCCATCAAAAACTTTTACCAGGAGGAGAAAGATGTCTAA